Proteins encoded in a region of the Methylosinus trichosporium OB3b genome:
- a CDS encoding helix-turn-helix domain-containing protein, translating into MPIVMRLDVMLAKRRMRSKTLARAIGVTEANLSLLKSGKVNGVRFSTLSAICRELDCQPGDLMEYEPEEAGDAVAETG; encoded by the coding sequence ATGCCGATCGTCATGCGACTCGATGTGATGCTGGCCAAGCGCCGCATGCGCTCCAAGACGCTCGCGCGAGCGATCGGCGTCACCGAGGCGAATCTCTCGCTGCTGAAATCCGGCAAGGTGAATGGCGTTCGTTTCTCGACACTCTCCGCGATTTGCCGCGAGCTCGACTGCCAGCCCGGCGATCTCATGGAATATGAGCCGGAGGAGGCCGGCGACGCTGTCGCCGAGACAGGATGA
- a CDS encoding DUF2975 domain-containing protein: MSNVVPLLPPEVPAPELPLRGRIRRSGALLSALFTLLLSLALLFAIVLVGVVLFYQGEDIAFGPGGVGFGRRPNTAAGLVALSAFCPMQRLVGAGALLLLVAPVAYIFLRLRQLFGLYARGVVFAPRNAHCLKHVGLGLVAYALAPFCANRIALLAGVANDPTWFHLFEIQAAVLGALVFVIADVMRCAHEIEAERDGFV; the protein is encoded by the coding sequence ATGTCGAATGTCGTCCCGCTCCTTCCGCCGGAAGTTCCCGCTCCCGAGCTGCCCTTGCGGGGACGTATTCGGCGTAGCGGCGCTCTCTTATCGGCGCTGTTCACGCTGCTGCTTTCGCTCGCATTGCTGTTCGCGATCGTGTTGGTCGGCGTCGTCCTGTTCTATCAGGGCGAGGATATCGCCTTCGGGCCCGGCGGCGTCGGGTTCGGACGCAGGCCGAATACGGCGGCGGGCCTCGTCGCGCTTTCGGCTTTTTGTCCGATGCAGCGGCTCGTCGGCGCTGGAGCTCTGCTGCTGCTCGTCGCTCCCGTCGCCTATATTTTCCTGCGCTTGCGCCAGCTGTTCGGCCTCTATGCGCGAGGCGTCGTCTTCGCTCCCCGAAATGCGCATTGCTTGAAGCATGTGGGTCTCGGGCTCGTTGCCTATGCGCTGGCGCCCTTTTGCGCCAACCGCATAGCGCTCCTCGCGGGCGTCGCGAACGATCCGACGTGGTTTCACCTCTTCGAAATTCAGGCGGCGGTTCTCGGCGCGCTCGTCTTCGTCATCGCCGATGTGATGCGGTGCGCGCATGAGATCGAGGCCGAGCGGGACGGATTCGTCTGA
- a CDS encoding DUF642 domain-containing protein — MRIARVVFVGAFIGGAATSAQAANLIVNGGFEAPVVAAGTYSLFSVGQAFYGWTVTGDSGNVALTSTTFTQNSFVFPAHGGHQWLDLTGTSNTPTGVRQTVATTVGSQYRLAFWVGNIYNPNGIFGTSSTVNVFANGQLLTSVLAIGGSGSNTQKWQGFTATFTATASSTTISFINADPGYDTQNGLDDVSLALVP, encoded by the coding sequence ATGCGAATAGCTCGAGTGGTTTTTGTCGGGGCGTTCATCGGCGGTGCGGCGACGTCGGCGCAAGCGGCCAACTTGATCGTGAACGGCGGATTCGAAGCTCCGGTCGTCGCAGCAGGGACCTATTCCCTGTTCAGCGTCGGTCAGGCTTTTTACGGTTGGACAGTGACTGGCGACAGCGGCAATGTTGCGCTCACGAGCACAACGTTCACCCAGAATAGCTTCGTCTTCCCCGCGCATGGCGGCCATCAATGGCTCGATCTTACCGGAACGTCCAATACACCGACCGGCGTCAGGCAAACGGTAGCGACGACGGTGGGCTCGCAATACCGGCTCGCCTTCTGGGTGGGAAATATCTACAATCCGAATGGAATATTCGGGACGAGCAGCACAGTGAACGTGTTTGCCAATGGTCAGCTTCTGACATCTGTGCTGGCTATCGGCGGGAGTGGATCGAACACGCAAAAATGGCAGGGGTTCACGGCGACGTTCACGGCGACCGCGAGTTCGACGACGATCAGTTTCATCAACGCGGATCCCGGTTATGATACTCAAAATGGCCTCGACGACGTGTCCCTGGCTCTCGTCCCGTGA
- a CDS encoding SDR family oxidoreductase yields MAEHWFISGANRGIGHGLATLVAERGDDVTASVRSEKAREALQRDVARHRARFAIVSFDTRDEDAIRAAAKTVEEPIDVLVCNAGAYGPQSQSTLDMDFRGALDLFDVNTLGPLRVVQALLPHLRRAEKPRIVLISSGLGSTKTAGSTNIAYRAAKAALNKIAQGLAHDLERDGIIVVALNPGWVRTDMGGRNAELSVEESASGIVATIDALTPGDSGRFVDYRGEDTPW; encoded by the coding sequence ATGGCGGAGCATTGGTTCATTTCTGGCGCGAATCGGGGCATTGGCCATGGGCTCGCGACGCTGGTGGCGGAGCGCGGCGACGACGTAACCGCCTCTGTGCGAAGCGAGAAAGCGCGCGAGGCGCTTCAGCGCGACGTGGCTCGCCATCGCGCCCGCTTCGCGATCGTGAGCTTTGACACCCGCGACGAGGACGCCATCCGCGCCGCGGCGAAAACCGTCGAGGAGCCGATCGACGTGCTCGTCTGCAACGCCGGCGCCTATGGGCCGCAGAGCCAGTCGACGCTCGACATGGATTTTCGTGGCGCGCTCGATCTCTTCGACGTCAACACGCTCGGTCCACTGCGCGTCGTCCAGGCCTTGCTTCCCCATCTGCGGCGCGCGGAAAAGCCGCGCATCGTGCTGATCTCCAGCGGCCTCGGCTCCACGAAGACGGCGGGCTCCACCAATATCGCCTATCGCGCCGCCAAAGCGGCGCTGAACAAGATCGCGCAGGGACTGGCGCATGATCTCGAGCGGGACGGGATCATCGTCGTCGCGCTCAATCCGGGCTGGGTGCGCACCGATATGGGCGGCAGGAACGCCGAACTCTCGGTCGAAGAGAGCGCGAGCGGGATCGTCGCGACCATCGACGCGCTGACGCCGGGCGACAGCGGGCGCTTCGTCGATTATCGCGGCGAGGACACGCCCTGGTGA
- a CDS encoding alpha/beta hydrolase, whose translation MRCRHILPLFAAFVALAACADRPHGVLIAQPQAPGVSRVEMLVATTRSAQGAAPGDLFTGERGAGLAFADVAVSIPPDAARRIGEVQWPEALPADPYRDFVTLRAAPLTREEAMRAFDRRIASAPKRQALVFVHGFNTLFAEAVYRFAQIVHDSGTKALPVLFTWPSRGRLVDYGYDRESASYSRDALEAVLRGLARDPAVGEISILAHSMGNWVTLEALRQMAIRDKGLPGKIKNVMLAAPDVDFDVFTRQIAEIGERRALFSLFVSRNDEALAASRHVWGDKVRLGGIDPDVEPYRSLLAERRIFVVDLADVASSDPLGHGTFAQSPEVVRAIGRRLAAGQQLADGKAGVGESVGQMATGAVSAVGTAAGAAVTAPFAVVDPRARDNLSDRLEQLGGQMTDTLAPLR comes from the coding sequence TTGCGCTGTCGCCATATTTTGCCGCTTTTCGCCGCCTTCGTGGCGCTCGCCGCCTGCGCCGACCGTCCGCATGGCGTGCTGATCGCGCAGCCGCAGGCGCCGGGCGTCAGCCGGGTCGAGATGCTCGTCGCGACGACGCGCAGCGCGCAGGGCGCGGCGCCCGGGGATCTCTTCACCGGCGAGCGCGGCGCGGGGCTCGCCTTCGCCGATGTCGCCGTCTCTATTCCGCCCGATGCGGCGCGCCGGATCGGCGAGGTGCAATGGCCCGAGGCTCTGCCCGCCGATCCCTATCGCGACTTCGTCACGCTGCGCGCCGCGCCGCTGACGCGCGAGGAGGCGATGCGCGCTTTCGACCGCCGCATCGCCAGCGCGCCCAAGCGGCAGGCGCTGGTCTTCGTCCATGGCTTCAACACGCTGTTCGCCGAGGCGGTCTATCGCTTCGCGCAGATCGTCCATGATTCGGGGACGAAGGCGCTGCCGGTGCTGTTCACCTGGCCCTCGCGCGGACGCCTCGTCGATTACGGCTATGATCGTGAGAGCGCCAGCTATTCGCGCGACGCGCTGGAGGCGGTGCTGCGCGGCCTCGCCCGCGATCCTGCGGTCGGCGAGATCTCCATCCTGGCGCATTCGATGGGCAATTGGGTCACGCTCGAAGCGTTGCGGCAGATGGCGATCCGCGACAAGGGCCTTCCGGGCAAGATCAAGAATGTGATGCTGGCCGCGCCGGACGTCGATTTCGACGTGTTCACGCGGCAGATCGCCGAGATCGGCGAGCGCCGCGCGCTGTTCTCGCTGTTCGTCTCGCGCAATGACGAGGCGCTCGCCGCCTCGCGCCATGTCTGGGGCGACAAGGTCCGGCTCGGCGGCATCGACCCGGATGTCGAGCCCTATCGCTCGCTGCTCGCCGAGCGCCGCATCTTCGTCGTCGATCTCGCCGATGTGGCGTCGAGCGATCCGCTCGGCCATGGCACATTCGCGCAATCGCCGGAGGTGGTGCGCGCCATCGGCCGCCGCCTCGCCGCCGGCCAGCAGCTCGCCGATGGGAAGGCGGGCGTCGGCGAGAGCGTCGGGCAGATGGCGACCGGCGCCGTCTCGGCGGTGGGCACGGCGGCGGGCGCCGCGGTCACCGCGCCTTTCGCGGTCGTCGATCCCCGCGCGCGCGACAATCTGAGCGATCGGCTGGAGCAGCTCGGCGGCCAGATGACCGATACGCTGGCGCCGCTGCGCTAG
- a CDS encoding transporter substrate-binding protein, which translates to MAQSFRAKLPSPMPTTAALLATSTPILVGVTTGSPALACASALVAALAAAAYIERRLSPHMEAMERIAGGDRYAALPGASDRLSARLRDVAERMRDALVSADAVAVAQRSREAELEIRNAGQAFFAGRFRERAEAAVSAFDAASAAIRASADDLHACNAEARRRAAAASAAARAAASDMDSLAGAARAAIDLLAGSARQVAEARGAADRTARELARADRTVRSLAEAAGHIGEVSRLIQAIAAQTSMLALNATIEAARAGESGRGFAVVAGEVKTLSNQAAAAASDIEAQISAIRRVVEETVGAIAAVSSSVEDMARLDLGLADTLDREAGELDRIGARAALVAHEVSAALPDMSGVVAEVDSAGRATLTMAESLLDRSTVLAEAVGRFFRDMNGGAIRVGVLHSLSGTMTSSERPLQELLVMLIEQRNANGGLLGRPIEAVIMDPRSVPSLYAEQARALLEDRKVDAIFGCWTSASRKETLPVLERLGGLLFYPSQYEGEERSPNIVYAGGTPSQTAIPAIDFLRTRGARRFVLVGGDDVYPRVTHAILRAYLSARGIGGGDVLERYAPRGREDWDAIGEEIRGFCARPGAAIVSTVSGDANLRFFSELARRGRGRATTPILSLSIGEAELPALAHCGVDGVHVAWNYLHAIDGEANRRFIDDWRRFKSAPDAMTNDAMEATWLGFNLWSAAVAAAGSSQAEKVRATLGGLRLEAPSGFTVRVDEETHHLFKPAFVGRIDQGRILPVWTSAGLIAPEPWSPWLAQRGNAPGARRAVAS; encoded by the coding sequence ATGGCGCAGAGCTTTCGCGCGAAGCTTCCTTCGCCCATGCCGACGACCGCCGCTCTTCTCGCGACGTCGACGCCGATTCTCGTCGGCGTGACGACGGGAAGCCCCGCGCTCGCTTGCGCATCCGCGCTCGTCGCCGCGCTGGCCGCCGCCGCCTACATCGAGCGCCGGCTGTCGCCGCATATGGAGGCGATGGAGAGGATCGCGGGCGGCGACCGCTACGCCGCTCTGCCCGGCGCGAGCGACCGCCTCTCCGCGCGCCTGCGCGACGTCGCCGAGCGGATGCGCGACGCGCTGGTTTCGGCCGACGCTGTGGCGGTCGCGCAGCGCAGCCGCGAGGCGGAGCTCGAGATCCGCAACGCCGGACAAGCTTTCTTCGCGGGCCGCTTCCGCGAAAGGGCGGAAGCGGCCGTGTCGGCCTTCGACGCCGCCAGCGCGGCGATCCGGGCGAGCGCGGACGATCTGCATGCCTGCAACGCGGAGGCGCGACGGCGGGCGGCGGCGGCGAGCGCGGCGGCGCGGGCCGCGGCCAGCGACATGGACAGCCTCGCCGGGGCGGCGCGCGCGGCGATCGACCTCCTCGCCGGATCGGCGCGGCAGGTCGCCGAGGCGCGCGGCGCCGCCGATCGCACCGCGCGGGAGCTGGCGCGCGCCGACCGCACCGTGCGCAGCCTCGCCGAGGCGGCGGGACATATCGGCGAGGTGAGCCGGCTCATTCAGGCGATCGCTGCGCAAACCTCGATGCTGGCGCTGAACGCGACCATTGAGGCGGCGCGCGCCGGCGAATCGGGACGCGGCTTCGCGGTCGTCGCCGGCGAGGTGAAGACGCTCTCCAATCAGGCCGCCGCCGCCGCATCCGACATCGAGGCGCAGATCAGCGCCATCCGCCGCGTGGTGGAGGAGACGGTCGGGGCGATCGCCGCGGTTTCTTCGAGCGTCGAGGACATGGCGCGGCTCGATCTCGGCCTCGCCGACACGCTCGATCGCGAGGCCGGCGAGCTCGACCGCATCGGCGCCCGCGCCGCGCTGGTCGCGCATGAGGTGAGCGCGGCGCTCCCCGATATGAGCGGCGTCGTCGCCGAGGTCGATTCGGCCGGGCGCGCAACGCTGACAATGGCGGAGAGCCTGCTCGACCGCTCGACCGTGCTCGCCGAGGCGGTCGGCCGCTTCTTCCGCGACATGAACGGCGGGGCGATCCGCGTCGGCGTCCTGCATTCCCTCTCCGGCACCATGACGAGCAGCGAGCGGCCGCTGCAGGAGCTGCTGGTGATGCTGATCGAGCAGCGCAACGCCAATGGCGGTCTGCTCGGCCGGCCCATCGAGGCGGTGATCATGGACCCGCGCTCGGTTCCGAGCCTCTACGCCGAGCAGGCGCGCGCGCTGCTCGAGGACCGCAAGGTCGACGCCATCTTCGGCTGCTGGACCTCGGCCTCGCGCAAGGAGACGCTGCCCGTGCTGGAGCGGCTCGGCGGCCTCTTGTTCTATCCGAGCCAATATGAGGGCGAGGAGCGCTCGCCCAATATCGTCTACGCCGGCGGCACGCCGAGCCAGACGGCGATTCCGGCGATCGACTTCCTGCGCACGCGCGGCGCAAGGCGGTTCGTCCTCGTCGGCGGCGACGACGTCTATCCGCGCGTCACCCATGCGATCTTGCGCGCCTACCTGTCGGCGCGCGGAATCGGCGGCGGCGACGTGCTCGAGCGCTATGCGCCACGCGGCCGCGAGGATTGGGACGCCATCGGCGAGGAAATTCGCGGCTTCTGCGCTCGTCCCGGCGCGGCGATCGTCTCGACCGTGAGCGGCGACGCCAATCTGCGCTTCTTCTCCGAGCTGGCGCGGCGCGGACGCGGACGCGCCACGACGCCGATCTTGTCGCTGTCGATCGGCGAGGCCGAGCTGCCGGCGCTCGCCCATTGCGGCGTCGACGGCGTTCATGTCGCCTGGAACTATCTCCATGCGATCGACGGCGAGGCCAACCGCCGCTTCATCGACGATTGGCGGCGCTTCAAAAGCGCGCCGGACGCCATGACCAATGACGCGATGGAGGCGACCTGGCTCGGCTTCAACCTGTGGAGCGCCGCCGTCGCCGCCGCCGGCTCATCGCAAGCGGAGAAGGTGCGCGCCACGCTCGGCGGATTGAGGCTCGAGGCGCCGAGCGGCTTCACCGTGCGCGTGGACGAGGAGACGCATCATCTCTTCAAGCCGGCTTTCGTCGGCCGCATCGATCAGGGGCGCATTCTGCCGGTCTGGACCAGCGCCGGGCTCATCGCGCCCGAGCCCTGGAGCCCCTGGCTGGCGCAGCGCGGAAACGCTCCTGGCGCGCGCCGAGCCGTCGCGTCCTGA
- a CDS encoding cupin domain-containing protein codes for MLIAALTATIAGAVAEPGAAPDRAFIYTAPEDIAFKSPFGVGPDQAVLYGDPSKPGTYVVRVRFPPGAHSNPHFHSKDRHATVLKGVWWNGVGETLDFAKAKPLKAGSYVLHPAGGAHWDGAGDEETIVQIIGEGPVETTRLDAPGAPAGYWPKPK; via the coding sequence ATGCTGATTGCAGCGCTGACCGCGACGATCGCCGGCGCGGTCGCCGAACCCGGAGCCGCGCCGGACAGGGCCTTCATCTACACGGCCCCGGAGGACATCGCCTTCAAGAGCCCGTTCGGCGTCGGGCCCGACCAGGCGGTGCTCTACGGCGATCCGTCGAAGCCGGGCACATATGTGGTGCGCGTGCGCTTTCCGCCCGGCGCGCATTCCAATCCGCATTTCCATTCCAAGGATCGCCACGCGACCGTGCTGAAGGGCGTGTGGTGGAACGGCGTCGGCGAGACTCTGGACTTCGCCAAGGCGAAGCCGCTGAAAGCCGGCTCCTATGTGCTGCACCCGGCCGGCGGCGCGCATTGGGATGGCGCCGGCGACGAGGAGACGATCGTGCAGATCATCGGCGAAGGGCCGGTGGAAACGACACGGCTCGACGCTCCGGGCGCGCCGGCCGGCTATTGGCCGAAGCCGAAATGA
- a CDS encoding HU family DNA-binding protein has translation MARAAKSEKPTAAKKPRKTEASAVRPVKESLTKSALINHLAEQNELPRKTAAAVYATLEEVFLGSVHPRGVGEFTLPGLLKVSLRKVPARKAGTLVRNPATGEMVKAAAKPASVRVKIRPLSKLKTAATP, from the coding sequence ATGGCCAGGGCAGCGAAGAGCGAGAAGCCGACGGCGGCCAAGAAACCCAGAAAAACCGAGGCGTCCGCGGTTCGTCCGGTCAAGGAGAGCCTCACCAAATCGGCGCTGATCAATCATCTCGCCGAGCAGAACGAGCTTCCGCGCAAGACGGCGGCGGCGGTCTACGCCACGCTCGAGGAAGTGTTCCTCGGCTCCGTGCATCCGCGTGGCGTCGGCGAGTTCACGCTTCCCGGCCTGCTGAAAGTGTCGCTTCGCAAGGTCCCCGCCCGCAAGGCCGGCACGCTGGTGCGCAATCCGGCGACGGGCGAGATGGTGAAGGCCGCGGCCAAGCCTGCGAGCGTGCGCGTGAAGATTCGCCCGCTGTCGAAGCTCAAGACCGCCGCAACTCCCTGA
- the fae gene encoding formaldehyde-activating enzyme — MSEIWLATGEATVLAADGQYTDAMPEVLIGHVKGPVGQAFASMAGQVAGHPRMFVIRDLNQQVRPATMMTTKMTVRSNDFVELLGGVVQAATGDAIVDAVAEGIIPKDQVNELVMIIMIWLDPRCATDPNLDKRDLYRTNYEATKLAISRALKGEPSIDELIANRKTVTHYALEGVFDA, encoded by the coding sequence ATGAGCGAGATTTGGCTGGCGACGGGCGAGGCGACGGTTCTGGCGGCGGATGGGCAATATACCGACGCCATGCCGGAAGTGCTGATCGGCCATGTGAAAGGCCCGGTGGGGCAGGCCTTCGCGTCGATGGCGGGGCAGGTGGCGGGACATCCGCGCATGTTCGTCATCCGCGATCTCAATCAGCAGGTCCGGCCCGCCACGATGATGACCACCAAGATGACGGTGCGCTCCAATGATTTTGTGGAGCTGCTCGGCGGCGTGGTGCAGGCGGCGACCGGCGACGCCATCGTCGACGCCGTGGCGGAAGGAATCATTCCAAAAGATCAGGTGAACGAGCTGGTGATGATCATCATGATCTGGCTCGATCCGCGCTGCGCCACCGATCCGAATCTCGACAAGCGCGATCTCTATCGCACCAATTACGAGGCGACGAAGCTGGCGATTTCCCGCGCTCTGAAGGGCGAGCCGAGCATCGACGAGCTGATCGCCAACCGCAAGACGGTCACGCATTATGCGCTGGAAGGCGTGTTCGACGCGTGA